Within the Emys orbicularis isolate rEmyOrb1 chromosome 5, rEmyOrb1.hap1, whole genome shotgun sequence genome, the region GAACAATATTACAACATCCTGGGAAAACTTTATTAAAATTCTTCAGATTGTGTGGCATACATCCACTGAATATTTCAATATCTTCAAGGTGAAACTGATGTCAAATATTAACAAGCAATCCTTCAACTATGATGGTACCTCACTGAAAGCAGTGATAATATCGAATGTTTCCATTCAAATATTCTATTTTTCACAGGATGACCTATACTGCATATTTTCAGAGATGAACATTATAGCCTTGACAATATCTGATTCAAAGATAATACATATGCTTTGCCCTTCCAAACGAAGTCAATTTCGCTTTTTAAACTTTTCAAACAATGATTTGACAGACATGGTTTTTCAAGGCTGTAATAACTTAGATCTCCTGGAAACACTTATTCTACAGAggaatcaattaaaaaaactttCCAAGGTGAGCTCAATGACGAATAAAATGAAATTACTGAAACACTTGGACATAAGTAGGAATATGCTGTATTATGATGAGAATGAGAACCACTGCCACTGGGTTGAAACTCTGGCTAAACTGAATTTGTCCTCAAACAAATTGACAGACTCAGTTTTTGGATGTTTGCCAATCAACGCTCAAATACTTGATCTACAAAATAACCAAATCACAACTGTCCCCAAAGACATTACTGAACTGAAAGCTTTGAAAGAGCTAAATATTGCATTTAACAGGTTAACTGAGCTGCCTGGATGTAGTCATTATAGGGGTCTGGAATTACTGAATATAGAAGAGAATTCAATTCTCACCCCATCATCTGACTTCTTCCATAGTTGTCAAAATATCAGAGAGCTCAGAGGAGGACACAATCCATTCCAATGTTCTTGTGAATTACGAGACTttgttaattttgaaaaaaaatcaggcgGAAGGTTGGTTGGCTGGCCAGAATCTTATGTGTGCGAATATCCAGACGGCTTAAAGGGAACCCAGCTAAAGGACTTTCAGTTGTCTGAACTATCTTGCAATACAACTCTCTTGCTTGTTATAGCTCTAGTTGTTACAGTGGTGGTAGTGGCTGTGACATCCTTTCTGTGTATCTATTTTGACGTAATGTGGTATTTGAAGATGATGTGGCAGTGGACACAAACAAAACGTAGGGTTCGGAAGAGTCACCCTGAAGATCTGCAAAGCATTTTACAGTTTCATGCTTTTATTTCATACAGCGAACGGGATTCCCTCTGGGTGAAGAATCATCTGATCCCAAACCTGGAGAAGGAAGATGGGTCTGTACAGATCTGTCTGCATGAGAGGAACTTCATTCCTGGCAAAAGCATAGTTGAGAACATTATAAACTGCATT harbors:
- the LOC135879056 gene encoding toll-like receptor 1, whose product is MAENRRPLTNFFFCSCVFTLTLWNNIKPSDENEFIANYSSNLLEDHSDYETKSLPLSHTKRLQFASADNKINHPSWDVEHNTSDSLVLSNIPENGISDLIQLLSKFNKSSGLKNLALNNITTSWENFIKILQIVWHTSTEYFNIFKVKLMSNINKQSFNYDGTSLKAVIISNVSIQIFYFSQDDLYCIFSEMNIIALTISDSKIIHMLCPSKRSQFRFLNFSNNDLTDMVFQGCNNLDLLETLILQRNQLKKLSKVSSMTNKMKLLKHLDISRNMLYYDENENHCHWVETLAKLNLSSNKLTDSVFGCLPINAQILDLQNNQITTVPKDITELKALKELNIAFNRLTELPGCSHYRGLELLNIEENSILTPSSDFFHSCQNIRELRGGHNPFQCSCELRDFVNFEKKSGGRLVGWPESYVCEYPDGLKGTQLKDFQLSELSCNTTLLLVIALVVTVVVVAVTSFLCIYFDVMWYLKMMWQWTQTKRRVRKSHPEDLQSILQFHAFISYSERDSLWVKNHLIPNLEKEDGSVQICLHERNFIPGKSIVENIINCIEKSHKSIFVLSPNFIQSEWCHYELSFAHHKLFSESCNSLILILLEPIPQYLIPARYHKLKALMAKRTYLEWPKEKSKHGLFWANLKVAINTNLPISAKVV